The following are from one region of the Halodesulfurarchaeum sp. HSR-GB genome:
- a CDS encoding CBS domain-containing protein: protein MEDVFVARLMTSELITANPDTFVEDAAQTLLENHIGSIVVSSEEGEIEGILTNTDFIRIVAESKPKAKTTVERYMSDAVVTIGPQAHIQEAADVMIEENISHLPVVDEDDLVIGIITKTDLTAYLSAVQEPTPA from the coding sequence ATGGAAGACGTTTTCGTCGCCCGACTCATGACCTCGGAGCTGATCACCGCGAACCCGGACACCTTCGTCGAGGACGCGGCCCAGACGCTCCTGGAAAACCACATCGGTTCGATCGTCGTCTCCTCCGAAGAAGGGGAGATCGAGGGTATCCTCACGAACACCGACTTCATTCGAATCGTCGCGGAAAGCAAACCGAAGGCAAAGACCACCGTCGAACGCTACATGTCCGACGCGGTCGTCACCATCGGCCCACAGGCCCACATTCAGGAGGCCGCGGACGTGATGATCGAGGAGAACATCTCACACCTGCCGGTCGTCGACGAGGACGACCTGGTGATCGGGATTATCACCAAGACCGACCTCACGGCCTACCTCTCGGCGGTCCAGGAGCCCACGCCCGCCTAA